The following proteins are encoded in a genomic region of Ovis canadensis isolate MfBH-ARS-UI-01 breed Bighorn chromosome 16, ARS-UI_OviCan_v2, whole genome shotgun sequence:
- the PAIP1 gene encoding polyadenylate-binding protein-interacting protein 1 isoform X2, with product MSDGFDRAPGAGRGRSRGLGRGGGGPEGAGFPNGAGPAERPRHQPPPPPQPKAPGFLQPPPLRQPRTAPPPGAQCEVPAGPQRPARPGALPEQTRPLRAPSSSPDNIPQQNSESAMAKPQVVVAPVLMSKLSVNAPEFYPSSYSSNYTESYEDGCEDYPTLSEYVQDFLNHLTEQPGSFETEIGQFAETLNGWVTTDDALQELVELIYQQATSIPNFSYMGARLCNYLSHHLTISPQSGNFRQLLLQRCRTEYEVKDQAAKGDEVTRKRFHAFVLFLGELYLNLEIKGTNGQVTRADILQVGLRELLNALFSNPMDDNLICAVKLLKLTGSVLEDAWKEKGKTDMEEIIQRIENVVLDANCSRNMKPSKPVQFLGHEETVCKAMEAVCPGQGREGRTSSRLLPRTPSLPLPFLCTSPLHMSQRPHPCKWQLRMETGGSPFCINYFVSCTHSLHTL from the exons atgTCGGACGGTTTCGATCGGGCCCCAGGTGCTGGTCGGGGCCGGAGCCGGGGCCTGGGCCGCGGAGGGGGCGGGCCTGAGGGCGCTGGTTTCCCGAACGGAGCGGGGCCTGCTGAGCGGCCGCGGcaccagccgccgccgccgccgcaacCCAAAGCTCCGGGCTTCCTGCAGCCGCCGCCGCTGCGCCAGCCCAGGACGGCCCCGCCGCCAGGGGCCCAGTGCGAGGTCCCCGCCGGCCCCCAGCGGCCTGCCCGGCCCGGGGCGCTCCCAG aacAAACGAGGCCCCTGAGAGCTCCATCTAGTTCGCCGGATAACATCCCACAGCAGAATTCGGAGTCAGCAATGGCTAAACCCCAGGTGGTTGTAGCTCCTGTATTAATGTCTAAGCTGTCTGTAAACGCTCCTGAATTCTACCCATCAAGTTATTCTTCTAATTATACG GAATCCTATGAGGACGGCTGTGAGGATTATCCTACTTTATCAGAATATGTTCAGGATTTTCTGAATCATCTTACAGAACAGCCTGGCAGTTTTGAAACTGAAATTGGACAGTTTGCAGAGACCCTGAATGGCTGGGTTACAACAGATGATGCTTTGCAAGAACTTGTGGAACTCATCTATCAACAG gccACATCTATCCCCAATTTCTCTTACATGGGAGCGCGCCTCTGTAACTACCTGTCCCATCATCTGACAATTAGCCCACAGAGTGGCAACTTCCGCCAATTGCTACTTCAAAG ATGTCGGACTGAATATGAAGTTAAAGATCAAGCTGCAAAAGGGGATGAAGTGACTCGAAAACGATTCCATGCATTTGTGCTCTTCCTGGGAGAACTTTATCTTAACCTGGAG ATCAAAGGGACAAATGGACAGGTTACAAGGGCAGACATTCTTCAGGTCGGTCTTCGGGAGTTGCTGAATGCCCTCTTCTCTAATCCTATGGATGACAACTTAATTTGTGCAGTAAAATTACTGAAG TTGACAGGGTCAGTTTTAGAAGATGcctggaaggaaaaaggaaagactgaCATGGAAGAAATTATTCAGAGAATTGAAAATGTTGTCCTAGATGCAAATTGCAGCAG GAACATGAAGCCCAGCAAGCCTGTGCAGTTCCTAGGGCATGAGGAGACAGTGTGTAAAGCCATGGAAGCTGTGTGCCCAGGGCAAGGCCGAGAAGGAAGAACAAGCAGCAGACTACTCCCAAGGacaccctccctgcccctcccattCCTCTGCACTTCCCCCCTGCACATGTCACAGCGACCACATCCGTGTAAGTGGCAGCTCCGGATGGAGACTGGTGGCTCCCCATTTTGTATTAACTATTTTGTCTCTTGCACCCACTCCCTTCATACACTCTAG